The following are from one region of the Micrococcales bacterium genome:
- a CDS encoding EAL domain-containing protein — MDEHAQRELDRIRALGVDISIDDFGTGFSSLSRLADLPTHQLKIDRAFVHGLGQSAESLEIVRTIVALARALDLEVLAEGVETPLQALTLLDEGVHIAQGFLFARPLAPDLCLQMWHTGVAMPQVLARR, encoded by the coding sequence ATGGACGAGCACGCGCAGCGCGAACTCGACCGCATCCGGGCGTTGGGTGTCGACATCTCGATCGACGATTTCGGCACCGGCTTCTCGTCGCTGTCCCGGCTGGCCGACCTGCCCACCCACCAACTCAAGATCGACCGCGCGTTCGTTCACGGACTGGGGCAGTCCGCGGAGTCCCTGGAGATCGTTCGCACCATCGTGGCACTGGCACGAGCCCTGGACCTGGAGGTGCTCGCCGAGGGGGTGGAAACCCCGTTGCAGGCGTTGACGCTGCTCGACGAGGGTGTGCACATCGCGCAGGGCTTCCTGTTCGCACGGCCGCTCGCGCCCGACCTGTGCCTGCAGATGTGGCACACCGGCGTGGCCATGCCACAGGTGCTCGCCCGGCGGTGA